From Etheostoma cragini isolate CJK2018 chromosome 10, CSU_Ecrag_1.0, whole genome shotgun sequence, the proteins below share one genomic window:
- the clk4a gene encoding dual specificity protein kinase CLK4 isoform X3, with amino-acid sequence MRHSKRMRSPGVWLDEYSWEERMECRKRKKHDSHSSERENKSRRTYHQHKTYEGHFLETRSLNQRLDSRERTTKDMVMACEEDSREGTCKDRDRDWHHYSKSSGRSGRSGRSRRSSRRRSRHRDRRHRRSHSRHRSSSRRSQQRRSRKRSRSVEDDEEGHLIYHSGDMLRARYEIVCTLGEGAFGKVVECIDHSNDGARVALKIIKNIGRYREAAMSEVEVLEQLKSLDSDKKYACVHILDWFDYHGHICIAFELLGLSTYDFLKENNFQPFPIEHIRHMAYQIIRAVRFLHNNKLTHTDLKPENILFVSSDFDMEYNPEMKRDERTLKNPDVKIVDFGNATYEHEHHTSVVSTRHYRAPEVILDLGWGHSCDVWSIGCILIEFYLGSTLFQTHDSKEHLAMMERVLGPIPANLLQKTKKRRYVHRCKLDWDVQSSSGRYVKKHCKPLKNYMLSKGEDHHQLFDLIEKMMEYDPAKRLSLEQALHHPFFSCFCKSSSSSSRSSSSSSSNSSKRH; translated from the exons aTGCGCCACTCAAAGCGAATGCGCTCGCCAGGTGTCTGGCTCGATGAGTACAGCTGGGAAGAGAGAATGGAGTGTCGTAAACGAAAGAAACATGATTCTCACAGCAGCGAAAGAGAAAATAAGTCCAGAAGAACTTATCATCAACACAAGACCTATGAGGG GCACTTCTTGGAAACCCGCAGCTTGAACCAGAGGCTGGACTCTCGGGAACGAACCACCAAGGACATGGTCATGGCCTGTGAGGAGGACAGCCGTGAGGGCACCTGCAAGGACAGAGACCGTGACTGGCACCACTACAGCAAGTCATCCGGGCGCAGTGGTCGGAGTGGGCGCAGCAGGCGAAGCAGCCGCAGGCGAAGCAGgcacagagacagaagacacAGACGTAGCCACTCTCGCCACAGGTCCTCCTCG AGGAGGAGCCAACAGCGCAGGAGCAGGAAAAGATCCAGGAGTGTtgaggatgatgaagagggTCACCTCATCTATCACAGTGGAGACATGCTGAGAGCGAGAT ATGAGATTGTGTGTACTCTAGGAGAGGGTGCCTTTGGGAAGGTCGTTGAATGCATTGATCATTCTAA TGATGGAGCTCGAGTGGCTCTgaagataattaaaaacataGGCCGCTACCGTGAGGCAGCCATGTCTGAGGTAGAGGTGCTTGAACAGTTGAAGTCCCTTGACTCTGATAAGAAATA CGCATGTGTACACATACTGGACTGGTTTGACTACCATGGCCACATTTGTATTGCCTTTGAGCTGCTTGGCCTCAGCACCTATGATTTCCTCAAGGAAAACAATTTCCAGCCTTTCCCCATAGAACACATCAGGCACATGGCGTACCAGATCATCCGGGCTGTGAGAT TTCTGCACAACAACAAGCTGACTCACACAGATCTGAAGCCTGAGAATATTCTCTTCGTTAGTTCAGACTTTGATATGGAGTACAACCCTGAAATG AAGCGGGATGAACGAACATTGAAGAACCCAGATGTGAAAATTGTGGACTTTGGTAACGCCACATATGAACATGAGCACCACACCTCTGTGGTGTCGACGCGTCACTACCGTGCTCCTGAAGTCATTTTAG atCTGGGCTGGGGCCATTCCTGTGATGTCTGGAGTATAGGCTGCATACTCATTGAGTTCTACCTTGGATCTACTCTCTTCCAG ACTCATGACAGTAAAGAGCACCTTGCAATGATGGAGAGAGTCCTGGGTCCCATCCCTGCAAACCTCCTGCAGAAAACCAA gAAACGAAGGTATGTTCACCGTTGCAAGCTTGACTGGGATGTGCAAAGCTCTTCCGGGAGATATGTCAAGAAACATTGCAAACCCTTAAAG AATTACATGCTGTCTAAGGGCGAAGACCACCACCAGCTGTTTGACCTGATAGAGAAGATGATGGAGTATGACCCAGCTAAGCGCCTCAGTCTGGAGCAGGCCCTCCATCATCCCTTCTTCTCCTGCTTCTGCAAGAGC agcagcagcagcagcagaagcagcagcagcagcagcagcaacagcagcaaaagACACTGA
- the clk4a gene encoding dual specificity protein kinase CLK4 isoform X4 has product MRHSKRMRSPGVWLDEYSWEERMECRKRKKHDSHSSERENKSRRTYHQHKTYEGHFLETRSLNQRLDSRERTTKDMVMACEEDSREGTCKDRDRDWHHYSKSSGRSGRSGRSRRSSRRRSRHRDRRHRRSHSRHRSSSRRSQQRRSRKRSRSVEDDEEGHLIYHSGDMLRARYEIVCTLGEGAFGKVVECIDHSNDGARVALKIIKNIGRYREAAMSEVEVLEQLKSLDSDKKYACVHILDWFDYHGHICIAFELLGLSTYDFLKENNFQPFPIEHIRHMAYQIIRAVRFLHNNKLTHTDLKPENILFVSSDFDMEYNPEMKRDERTLKNPDVKIVDFGNATYEHEHHTSVVSTRHYRAPEVILDLGWGHSCDVWSIGCILIEFYLGSTLFQTHDSKEHLAMMERVLGPIPANLLQKTKKRRYVHRCKLDWDVQSSSGRYVKKHCKPLKNYMLSKGEDHHQLFDLIEKMMEYDPAKRLSLEQALHHPFFSCFCKSSSSSRSSSSSSSNSSKRH; this is encoded by the exons aTGCGCCACTCAAAGCGAATGCGCTCGCCAGGTGTCTGGCTCGATGAGTACAGCTGGGAAGAGAGAATGGAGTGTCGTAAACGAAAGAAACATGATTCTCACAGCAGCGAAAGAGAAAATAAGTCCAGAAGAACTTATCATCAACACAAGACCTATGAGGG GCACTTCTTGGAAACCCGCAGCTTGAACCAGAGGCTGGACTCTCGGGAACGAACCACCAAGGACATGGTCATGGCCTGTGAGGAGGACAGCCGTGAGGGCACCTGCAAGGACAGAGACCGTGACTGGCACCACTACAGCAAGTCATCCGGGCGCAGTGGTCGGAGTGGGCGCAGCAGGCGAAGCAGCCGCAGGCGAAGCAGgcacagagacagaagacacAGACGTAGCCACTCTCGCCACAGGTCCTCCTCG AGGAGGAGCCAACAGCGCAGGAGCAGGAAAAGATCCAGGAGTGTtgaggatgatgaagagggTCACCTCATCTATCACAGTGGAGACATGCTGAGAGCGAGAT ATGAGATTGTGTGTACTCTAGGAGAGGGTGCCTTTGGGAAGGTCGTTGAATGCATTGATCATTCTAA TGATGGAGCTCGAGTGGCTCTgaagataattaaaaacataGGCCGCTACCGTGAGGCAGCCATGTCTGAGGTAGAGGTGCTTGAACAGTTGAAGTCCCTTGACTCTGATAAGAAATA CGCATGTGTACACATACTGGACTGGTTTGACTACCATGGCCACATTTGTATTGCCTTTGAGCTGCTTGGCCTCAGCACCTATGATTTCCTCAAGGAAAACAATTTCCAGCCTTTCCCCATAGAACACATCAGGCACATGGCGTACCAGATCATCCGGGCTGTGAGAT TTCTGCACAACAACAAGCTGACTCACACAGATCTGAAGCCTGAGAATATTCTCTTCGTTAGTTCAGACTTTGATATGGAGTACAACCCTGAAATG AAGCGGGATGAACGAACATTGAAGAACCCAGATGTGAAAATTGTGGACTTTGGTAACGCCACATATGAACATGAGCACCACACCTCTGTGGTGTCGACGCGTCACTACCGTGCTCCTGAAGTCATTTTAG atCTGGGCTGGGGCCATTCCTGTGATGTCTGGAGTATAGGCTGCATACTCATTGAGTTCTACCTTGGATCTACTCTCTTCCAG ACTCATGACAGTAAAGAGCACCTTGCAATGATGGAGAGAGTCCTGGGTCCCATCCCTGCAAACCTCCTGCAGAAAACCAA gAAACGAAGGTATGTTCACCGTTGCAAGCTTGACTGGGATGTGCAAAGCTCTTCCGGGAGATATGTCAAGAAACATTGCAAACCCTTAAAG AATTACATGCTGTCTAAGGGCGAAGACCACCACCAGCTGTTTGACCTGATAGAGAAGATGATGGAGTATGACCCAGCTAAGCGCCTCAGTCTGGAGCAGGCCCTCCATCATCCCTTCTTCTCCTGCTTCTGCAAG agcagcagcagcagcagaagcagcagcagcagcagcagcaacagcagcaaaagACACTGA
- the clk4a gene encoding dual specificity protein kinase CLK4 isoform X2 → MRHSKRMRSPGVWLDEYSWEERMECRKRKKHDSHSSERENKSRRTYHQHKTYEGHFLETRSLNQRLDSRERTTKDMVMACEEDSREGTCKDRDRDWHHYSKSSGRSGRSGRSRRSSRRRSRHRDRRHRRSHSRHRSSSRRSQQRRSRKRSRSVEDDEEGHLIYHSGDMLRARYEIVCTLGEGAFGKVVECIDHSNDGARVALKIIKNIGRYREAAMSEVEVLEQLKSLDSDKKYACVHILDWFDYHGHICIAFELLGLSTYDFLKENNFQPFPIEHIRHMAYQIIRAVRFLHNNKLTHTDLKPENILFVSSDFDMEYNPEMKRDERTLKNPDVKIVDFGNATYEHEHHTSVVSTRHYRAPEVILDLGWGHSCDVWSIGCILIEFYLGSTLFQTHDSKEHLAMMERVLGPIPANLLQKTKKRRYVHRCKLDWDVQSSSGRYVKKHCKPLKNYMLSKGEDHHQLFDLIEKMMEYDPAKRLSLEQALHHPFFSCFCKSTSKSKSSRGSSSSSSSNSSKRH, encoded by the exons aTGCGCCACTCAAAGCGAATGCGCTCGCCAGGTGTCTGGCTCGATGAGTACAGCTGGGAAGAGAGAATGGAGTGTCGTAAACGAAAGAAACATGATTCTCACAGCAGCGAAAGAGAAAATAAGTCCAGAAGAACTTATCATCAACACAAGACCTATGAGGG GCACTTCTTGGAAACCCGCAGCTTGAACCAGAGGCTGGACTCTCGGGAACGAACCACCAAGGACATGGTCATGGCCTGTGAGGAGGACAGCCGTGAGGGCACCTGCAAGGACAGAGACCGTGACTGGCACCACTACAGCAAGTCATCCGGGCGCAGTGGTCGGAGTGGGCGCAGCAGGCGAAGCAGCCGCAGGCGAAGCAGgcacagagacagaagacacAGACGTAGCCACTCTCGCCACAGGTCCTCCTCG AGGAGGAGCCAACAGCGCAGGAGCAGGAAAAGATCCAGGAGTGTtgaggatgatgaagagggTCACCTCATCTATCACAGTGGAGACATGCTGAGAGCGAGAT ATGAGATTGTGTGTACTCTAGGAGAGGGTGCCTTTGGGAAGGTCGTTGAATGCATTGATCATTCTAA TGATGGAGCTCGAGTGGCTCTgaagataattaaaaacataGGCCGCTACCGTGAGGCAGCCATGTCTGAGGTAGAGGTGCTTGAACAGTTGAAGTCCCTTGACTCTGATAAGAAATA CGCATGTGTACACATACTGGACTGGTTTGACTACCATGGCCACATTTGTATTGCCTTTGAGCTGCTTGGCCTCAGCACCTATGATTTCCTCAAGGAAAACAATTTCCAGCCTTTCCCCATAGAACACATCAGGCACATGGCGTACCAGATCATCCGGGCTGTGAGAT TTCTGCACAACAACAAGCTGACTCACACAGATCTGAAGCCTGAGAATATTCTCTTCGTTAGTTCAGACTTTGATATGGAGTACAACCCTGAAATG AAGCGGGATGAACGAACATTGAAGAACCCAGATGTGAAAATTGTGGACTTTGGTAACGCCACATATGAACATGAGCACCACACCTCTGTGGTGTCGACGCGTCACTACCGTGCTCCTGAAGTCATTTTAG atCTGGGCTGGGGCCATTCCTGTGATGTCTGGAGTATAGGCTGCATACTCATTGAGTTCTACCTTGGATCTACTCTCTTCCAG ACTCATGACAGTAAAGAGCACCTTGCAATGATGGAGAGAGTCCTGGGTCCCATCCCTGCAAACCTCCTGCAGAAAACCAA gAAACGAAGGTATGTTCACCGTTGCAAGCTTGACTGGGATGTGCAAAGCTCTTCCGGGAGATATGTCAAGAAACATTGCAAACCCTTAAAG AATTACATGCTGTCTAAGGGCGAAGACCACCACCAGCTGTTTGACCTGATAGAGAAGATGATGGAGTATGACCCAGCTAAGCGCCTCAGTCTGGAGCAGGCCCTCCATCATCCCTTCTTCTCCTGCTTCTGCAAGAGCACCAGTAAAAGCAAAAGCAGCAGAGGC agcagcagcagcagcagcagcaacagcagcaaaagACACTGA
- the clk4a gene encoding dual specificity protein kinase CLK4 isoform X1 produces MRHSKRMRSPGVWLDEYSWEERMECRKRKKHDSHSSERENKSRRTYHQHKTYEGHFLETRSLNQRLDSRERTTKDMVMACEEDSREGTCKDRDRDWHHYSKSSGRSGRSGRSRRSSRRRSRHRDRRHRRSHSRHRSSSRRSQQRRSRKRSRSVEDDEEGHLIYHSGDMLRARYEIVCTLGEGAFGKVVECIDHSNDGARVALKIIKNIGRYREAAMSEVEVLEQLKSLDSDKKYACVHILDWFDYHGHICIAFELLGLSTYDFLKENNFQPFPIEHIRHMAYQIIRAVRFLHNNKLTHTDLKPENILFVSSDFDMEYNPEMKRDERTLKNPDVKIVDFGNATYEHEHHTSVVSTRHYRAPEVILDLGWGHSCDVWSIGCILIEFYLGSTLFQTHDSKEHLAMMERVLGPIPANLLQKTKKRRYVHRCKLDWDVQSSSGRYVKKHCKPLKNYMLSKGEDHHQLFDLIEKMMEYDPAKRLSLEQALHHPFFSCFCKSTSKSKSSRGGSRGGSRSSSSSRSSSSSSSNSSKRH; encoded by the exons aTGCGCCACTCAAAGCGAATGCGCTCGCCAGGTGTCTGGCTCGATGAGTACAGCTGGGAAGAGAGAATGGAGTGTCGTAAACGAAAGAAACATGATTCTCACAGCAGCGAAAGAGAAAATAAGTCCAGAAGAACTTATCATCAACACAAGACCTATGAGGG GCACTTCTTGGAAACCCGCAGCTTGAACCAGAGGCTGGACTCTCGGGAACGAACCACCAAGGACATGGTCATGGCCTGTGAGGAGGACAGCCGTGAGGGCACCTGCAAGGACAGAGACCGTGACTGGCACCACTACAGCAAGTCATCCGGGCGCAGTGGTCGGAGTGGGCGCAGCAGGCGAAGCAGCCGCAGGCGAAGCAGgcacagagacagaagacacAGACGTAGCCACTCTCGCCACAGGTCCTCCTCG AGGAGGAGCCAACAGCGCAGGAGCAGGAAAAGATCCAGGAGTGTtgaggatgatgaagagggTCACCTCATCTATCACAGTGGAGACATGCTGAGAGCGAGAT ATGAGATTGTGTGTACTCTAGGAGAGGGTGCCTTTGGGAAGGTCGTTGAATGCATTGATCATTCTAA TGATGGAGCTCGAGTGGCTCTgaagataattaaaaacataGGCCGCTACCGTGAGGCAGCCATGTCTGAGGTAGAGGTGCTTGAACAGTTGAAGTCCCTTGACTCTGATAAGAAATA CGCATGTGTACACATACTGGACTGGTTTGACTACCATGGCCACATTTGTATTGCCTTTGAGCTGCTTGGCCTCAGCACCTATGATTTCCTCAAGGAAAACAATTTCCAGCCTTTCCCCATAGAACACATCAGGCACATGGCGTACCAGATCATCCGGGCTGTGAGAT TTCTGCACAACAACAAGCTGACTCACACAGATCTGAAGCCTGAGAATATTCTCTTCGTTAGTTCAGACTTTGATATGGAGTACAACCCTGAAATG AAGCGGGATGAACGAACATTGAAGAACCCAGATGTGAAAATTGTGGACTTTGGTAACGCCACATATGAACATGAGCACCACACCTCTGTGGTGTCGACGCGTCACTACCGTGCTCCTGAAGTCATTTTAG atCTGGGCTGGGGCCATTCCTGTGATGTCTGGAGTATAGGCTGCATACTCATTGAGTTCTACCTTGGATCTACTCTCTTCCAG ACTCATGACAGTAAAGAGCACCTTGCAATGATGGAGAGAGTCCTGGGTCCCATCCCTGCAAACCTCCTGCAGAAAACCAA gAAACGAAGGTATGTTCACCGTTGCAAGCTTGACTGGGATGTGCAAAGCTCTTCCGGGAGATATGTCAAGAAACATTGCAAACCCTTAAAG AATTACATGCTGTCTAAGGGCGAAGACCACCACCAGCTGTTTGACCTGATAGAGAAGATGATGGAGTATGACCCAGCTAAGCGCCTCAGTCTGGAGCAGGCCCTCCATCATCCCTTCTTCTCCTGCTTCTGCAAGAGCACCAGTAAAAGCAAAAGCAGCAGAGGCGGCAGCAGAGGcggcagcagaagcagcagcagcagcagaagcagcagcagcagcagcagcaacagcagcaaaagACACTGA
- the clk4a gene encoding dual specificity protein kinase CLK4 isoform X5, whose amino-acid sequence MRHSKRMRSPGVWLDEYSWEERMECRKRKKHDSHSSERENKSRRTYHQHKTYEGHFLETRSLNQRLDSRERTTKDMVMACEEDSREGTCKDRDRDWHHYSKSSGRSGRSGRSRRSSRRRSRHRDRRHRRSHSRHRSSSRRSQQRRSRKRSRSVEDDEEGHLIYHSGDMLRARYEIVCTLGEGAFGKVVECIDHSNDGARVALKIIKNIGRYREAAMSEVEVLEQLKSLDSDKKYACVHILDWFDYHGHICIAFELLGLSTYDFLKENNFQPFPIEHIRHMAYQIIRAVRFLHNNKLTHTDLKPENILFVSSDFDMEYNPEMKRDERTLKNPDVKIVDFGNATYEHEHHTSVVSTRHYRAPEVILDLGWGHSCDVWSIGCILIEFYLGSTLFQTHDSKEHLAMMERVLGPIPANLLQKTKKRRYVHRCKLDWDVQSSSGRYVKKHCKPLKNYMLSKGEDHHQLFDLIEKMMEYDPAKRLSLEQALHHPFFSCFCKSSSSSSNSSKRH is encoded by the exons aTGCGCCACTCAAAGCGAATGCGCTCGCCAGGTGTCTGGCTCGATGAGTACAGCTGGGAAGAGAGAATGGAGTGTCGTAAACGAAAGAAACATGATTCTCACAGCAGCGAAAGAGAAAATAAGTCCAGAAGAACTTATCATCAACACAAGACCTATGAGGG GCACTTCTTGGAAACCCGCAGCTTGAACCAGAGGCTGGACTCTCGGGAACGAACCACCAAGGACATGGTCATGGCCTGTGAGGAGGACAGCCGTGAGGGCACCTGCAAGGACAGAGACCGTGACTGGCACCACTACAGCAAGTCATCCGGGCGCAGTGGTCGGAGTGGGCGCAGCAGGCGAAGCAGCCGCAGGCGAAGCAGgcacagagacagaagacacAGACGTAGCCACTCTCGCCACAGGTCCTCCTCG AGGAGGAGCCAACAGCGCAGGAGCAGGAAAAGATCCAGGAGTGTtgaggatgatgaagagggTCACCTCATCTATCACAGTGGAGACATGCTGAGAGCGAGAT ATGAGATTGTGTGTACTCTAGGAGAGGGTGCCTTTGGGAAGGTCGTTGAATGCATTGATCATTCTAA TGATGGAGCTCGAGTGGCTCTgaagataattaaaaacataGGCCGCTACCGTGAGGCAGCCATGTCTGAGGTAGAGGTGCTTGAACAGTTGAAGTCCCTTGACTCTGATAAGAAATA CGCATGTGTACACATACTGGACTGGTTTGACTACCATGGCCACATTTGTATTGCCTTTGAGCTGCTTGGCCTCAGCACCTATGATTTCCTCAAGGAAAACAATTTCCAGCCTTTCCCCATAGAACACATCAGGCACATGGCGTACCAGATCATCCGGGCTGTGAGAT TTCTGCACAACAACAAGCTGACTCACACAGATCTGAAGCCTGAGAATATTCTCTTCGTTAGTTCAGACTTTGATATGGAGTACAACCCTGAAATG AAGCGGGATGAACGAACATTGAAGAACCCAGATGTGAAAATTGTGGACTTTGGTAACGCCACATATGAACATGAGCACCACACCTCTGTGGTGTCGACGCGTCACTACCGTGCTCCTGAAGTCATTTTAG atCTGGGCTGGGGCCATTCCTGTGATGTCTGGAGTATAGGCTGCATACTCATTGAGTTCTACCTTGGATCTACTCTCTTCCAG ACTCATGACAGTAAAGAGCACCTTGCAATGATGGAGAGAGTCCTGGGTCCCATCCCTGCAAACCTCCTGCAGAAAACCAA gAAACGAAGGTATGTTCACCGTTGCAAGCTTGACTGGGATGTGCAAAGCTCTTCCGGGAGATATGTCAAGAAACATTGCAAACCCTTAAAG AATTACATGCTGTCTAAGGGCGAAGACCACCACCAGCTGTTTGACCTGATAGAGAAGATGATGGAGTATGACCCAGCTAAGCGCCTCAGTCTGGAGCAGGCCCTCCATCATCCCTTCTTCTCCTGCTTCTGCAAG agcagcagcagcagcagcaacagcagcaaaagACACTGA
- the clk4a gene encoding dual specificity protein kinase CLK4 isoform X6, with translation MSEVEVLEQLKSLDSDKKYACVHILDWFDYHGHICIAFELLGLSTYDFLKENNFQPFPIEHIRHMAYQIIRAVRFLHNNKLTHTDLKPENILFVSSDFDMEYNPEMKRDERTLKNPDVKIVDFGNATYEHEHHTSVVSTRHYRAPEVILDLGWGHSCDVWSIGCILIEFYLGSTLFQTHDSKEHLAMMERVLGPIPANLLQKTKKRRYVHRCKLDWDVQSSSGRYVKKHCKPLKNYMLSKGEDHHQLFDLIEKMMEYDPAKRLSLEQALHHPFFSCFCKSTSKSKSSRGGSRGGSRSSSSSRSSSSSSSNSSKRH, from the exons ATGTCTGAGGTAGAGGTGCTTGAACAGTTGAAGTCCCTTGACTCTGATAAGAAATA CGCATGTGTACACATACTGGACTGGTTTGACTACCATGGCCACATTTGTATTGCCTTTGAGCTGCTTGGCCTCAGCACCTATGATTTCCTCAAGGAAAACAATTTCCAGCCTTTCCCCATAGAACACATCAGGCACATGGCGTACCAGATCATCCGGGCTGTGAGAT TTCTGCACAACAACAAGCTGACTCACACAGATCTGAAGCCTGAGAATATTCTCTTCGTTAGTTCAGACTTTGATATGGAGTACAACCCTGAAATG AAGCGGGATGAACGAACATTGAAGAACCCAGATGTGAAAATTGTGGACTTTGGTAACGCCACATATGAACATGAGCACCACACCTCTGTGGTGTCGACGCGTCACTACCGTGCTCCTGAAGTCATTTTAG atCTGGGCTGGGGCCATTCCTGTGATGTCTGGAGTATAGGCTGCATACTCATTGAGTTCTACCTTGGATCTACTCTCTTCCAG ACTCATGACAGTAAAGAGCACCTTGCAATGATGGAGAGAGTCCTGGGTCCCATCCCTGCAAACCTCCTGCAGAAAACCAA gAAACGAAGGTATGTTCACCGTTGCAAGCTTGACTGGGATGTGCAAAGCTCTTCCGGGAGATATGTCAAGAAACATTGCAAACCCTTAAAG AATTACATGCTGTCTAAGGGCGAAGACCACCACCAGCTGTTTGACCTGATAGAGAAGATGATGGAGTATGACCCAGCTAAGCGCCTCAGTCTGGAGCAGGCCCTCCATCATCCCTTCTTCTCCTGCTTCTGCAAGAGCACCAGTAAAAGCAAAAGCAGCAGAGGCGGCAGCAGAGGcggcagcagaagcagcagcagcagcagaagcagcagcagcagcagcagcaacagcagcaaaagACACTGA